In one window of Paraflavitalea soli DNA:
- a CDS encoding alpha-glucuronidase — MKTLLLGILFVFTAFVLKAQEGHELWLRSSQKTVPVKIICSKNTPTLAIARQELQQGWQGEPNATVTLSITKNKKIKTDGFRLTQHEVEATTDRGILYGVYELLRRQQTGEGIQDEICNPSYAIRMLNHWDNLNGTVERGYAGMSIFWRKDDPFVVTEQDKTRWQEYARANASIGINGSSINNVNASPTVLTPEYLNRTKAIAAVLRPYGVKTYLSVNFSSPKVIGGLPTSDPLDPAVIKWWKDKVDEIYTLIPDFGGFLVKANSEGQPGPQDFGRTHADGANMLADALTPYGGIVMWRAFVYSSNDKDRAKQAYTEFVPLDGQFRDNVIIQVKNGPIDFQPREPFSPLFGAMKKTPVMTEFQVTQEYLGHSTHLAFLSTMWEECLQSDTYQEGPGSTVARCTDGSLYPQKYTAIAGVSNIGLDTNWCGHHFAQANWYAYGRLAWNNNLRSEQIADEWIRQTFPPASPSTTGSSLYAADWRENFLVPVKRMMLESREAVVNYMTPLGLHHIMSANGHYGPGPWWAPEKMRADWTPPYYHQAGTNGVGFDRTKKGSDAVDQYREPLAAQFNDPATCPDMFLLWFHHLPWDYKMKSGRTLWEEICAHYDKGILQVRQFQKTWDKVQPYVDSSRFVAIQRKLRTQCSDALVWKDACLLYFQQFSQMPIPYYLERPVNNLDEIRANEFLKRIP; from the coding sequence AGCACAGGAAGGTCATGAGCTTTGGTTGCGCAGTTCGCAAAAAACGGTTCCCGTAAAGATCATCTGCTCAAAAAATACACCCACGCTTGCCATCGCCAGGCAGGAACTGCAACAGGGATGGCAAGGTGAGCCAAATGCTACGGTTACCCTTTCCATTACAAAGAATAAAAAAATCAAGACCGACGGATTCAGACTTACCCAACACGAAGTAGAAGCCACCACAGATAGGGGGATCCTGTATGGCGTATATGAACTATTGCGCCGGCAACAAACGGGTGAAGGAATACAGGATGAAATTTGTAATCCTTCCTATGCCATCAGGATGTTGAATCACTGGGATAACCTCAATGGTACCGTGGAGAGGGGTTATGCAGGTATGTCCATATTCTGGCGCAAGGACGATCCGTTTGTCGTGACAGAGCAGGATAAAACCCGCTGGCAGGAATACGCACGTGCCAATGCCTCCATTGGTATCAATGGCTCATCGATCAACAACGTCAATGCTTCTCCCACTGTATTAACCCCTGAATACCTCAACAGGACGAAAGCCATTGCTGCTGTACTGCGCCCTTATGGGGTCAAAACATACCTCTCTGTAAATTTTTCTTCCCCCAAAGTGATTGGAGGTTTACCCACCTCTGATCCATTAGATCCTGCCGTGATAAAATGGTGGAAGGATAAAGTGGATGAAATATATACGCTGATACCGGACTTTGGAGGCTTCCTGGTTAAAGCCAACAGCGAAGGGCAACCGGGACCACAGGATTTTGGTCGCACCCATGCTGACGGCGCCAATATGCTGGCCGATGCACTCACCCCTTACGGAGGTATCGTAATGTGGCGCGCCTTCGTCTACAGCTCCAATGATAAAGACAGGGCAAAACAAGCCTACACTGAATTTGTACCGCTCGATGGGCAATTCAGGGACAATGTGATCATACAGGTAAAAAACGGCCCAATAGACTTTCAGCCTAGAGAACCCTTCAGCCCCTTGTTTGGGGCCATGAAGAAAACGCCGGTGATGACTGAATTCCAGGTAACACAGGAATACCTCGGCCATTCTACTCATCTGGCCTTTTTATCGACCATGTGGGAAGAATGCCTGCAATCCGATACTTACCAGGAAGGACCGGGAAGCACGGTAGCGCGCTGTACCGACGGCAGCCTCTATCCCCAAAAATATACAGCTATTGCAGGCGTATCCAATATAGGGTTGGATACCAATTGGTGTGGGCATCATTTTGCCCAGGCCAACTGGTATGCCTATGGACGCCTGGCATGGAACAATAATTTAAGAAGCGAACAGATTGCCGATGAATGGATCAGACAAACCTTTCCACCCGCCTCACCTTCAACAACAGGGTCATCGCTTTATGCAGCCGACTGGAGAGAAAACTTCCTGGTGCCAGTAAAGAGAATGATGCTCGAAAGCAGGGAAGCGGTAGTAAACTATATGACGCCGCTTGGGTTGCATCATATTATGTCTGCCAACGGGCATTATGGCCCCGGCCCCTGGTGGGCGCCCGAAAAAATGCGGGCAGACTGGACACCGCCTTATTATCACCAGGCAGGTACAAATGGTGTTGGTTTTGATCGTACCAAAAAAGGCAGTGATGCCGTGGATCAGTACCGTGAACCATTGGCGGCACAGTTCAACGATCCGGCAACCTGTCCGGACATGTTCTTGCTGTGGTTCCATCATTTGCCCTGGGATTATAAAATGAAAAGCGGGCGCACATTGTGGGAAGAGATCTGTGCCCATTATGATAAAGGCATACTGCAGGTGCGGCAGTTTCAAAAGACCTGGGACAAAGTGCAGCCATATGTTGACAGCAGTCGCTTCGTAGCTATACAACGTAAGCTGCGCACGCAATGCAGTGATGCCCTTGTGTGGAAAGATGCCTGCCTGCTTTATTTTCAACAGTTCAGCCAGATGCCCATCCCGTATTACCTGGAACGCCCGGTTAATAACCTGGATGAGATCAGGGCCAATGAGTTTTTGAAAAGGATACCGTAA